A stretch of DNA from Candidatus Fonsibacter ubiquis:
CGAAAAATAAGCAAATACTACATTTATGTTGATTTCCTAGGTTTTTTAAACATTATTTAAATATTAACGAATCAAAAGGGTTAAAAATGAACAAAAAACAATTAGTGGCTAAAATAGCTACTGCTTGCAATATGGGCAAAAGTGATGCCGAAAAAACCTTTGATAAAATACAAGATATCATTCTTGACTCACTGAAGAATGATGAAACTGTAAAAATCGCAGGTTTTGGTACGTATAAAGTTGCAAAAAGAAAAGCTAGAACTGGAAGAAATCCAAGAACAGGAGAAAGTATCCAAATCGCAGCTTCTCAAAAAGTTAAGTTTTTGCCAGCAAAAGCTTTAAAGGAGATGTTCAATAAGTAATTCTGTTTTTAATAACTCAGCCATCACCGGCTGAGTTATTAAATTAAATTCTCCTTATATTTTTCAATTAATTTAGTCTTTTTTTTAAATTTTTTTTCAACCTTAACTTGTTTGTATATAAATTTAATTAATTTATAACTTAAATAAACAATTTGGAGAAAAACATGTTTTCTAAAGAACTAAATGCAAAATTAGATGAATTTCATCTTCTAAAACATCCATTCTATCAAGCATGGAATGAAGGTAAATTATCAAGAGAAATTATTAAAGATTACGCTGAGCAATATTATCATCACGTAAAAGCATTTCCTCGCTACATTAGTGCAACTCACTCAATTTGCGAAAACATTGCTGATAGAAAAATTCTATTAGAAAATTTAAATGATGAGGAAGATAAAAATAACGATCACCCTAAACTATGGAAACAATTTGCGGTAGCTTTAGGAGCTGATGAAAATGAAATCGAAAAAGTAAAATTAGAAAAATTCACATCTGAGATGATTGATAATTTCTTTAAACAAGGAAGATCAACATATGCTGAAGGACTTGCTTCTTTATACACTTATGAAAGGCAAATTCCTGAGATCGCCGATGTTAAGATTGAAGGTCTTAAAAAATTTTACGGTGTAAATTCAGAATCTGGACTTGCATTTTTTGAAACTCATAAAAAAGCTGATGTTTATCATAGACAAGAGTGCGAAGTGTTACTTGATAATCTTTCTAAAGAAGATCAAGCAAAAGCTGAGAAAGCAGCTCTTTCAACTGCAAAATATCTCTGGAATTTTCTTTCAGGCGTAGCTCAAAAACATAATCTAAACGTTCAAGCAGCGGCCTAATTAAGTTTTTTTTAAATATCCTGTGGCAAATTAAGCCACAGGATATTTTTGCATTTAGTTTAAAATATTAATTATGACAGTCGAAAGACCCAATTCAAAACCCGATAGAGCTTTTTTTTCATCAGGTCCTTGCGCAAAAAGACCTGGTTGGTCAATTTCTAATATCCCAACATTTACATTAGGTAGATCGCATCGATCAAAAATTGCAAAAGAGAAATTAAAAGAATTAATTACTTCATCAAAATCATTATTAAAACTTCCAAGCGATTATAAAGTTGGAATAGTTGCCGGTTCAGATACGGGTGCGATTGAAATGGCAATGTGGAGTTTGCTTGGAGCAACGGGAGTTGATGTTTTAGGATGGGAAAATTTTGGTAATGATTGGGTTAAAGATGCAGTCAGCCAACTAAAAATAAAAAATTTAAATGTGCATAAAGCAGATTATGGAAAGCTACCTGATTTAACAAAAGTCGATTTTAATAATGATGTTATATTTACATGGAATGGAACAAGTTCTGGAGTGTGTCTACCTGATGCAAATTGGATAAAAGAAGACCGAAAGGGCCTTACACTATGTGATGCAACATCATCCGTTTTTGCAATGCCAATGGATTGGACAAAATTAGACGTAATTACCTGGTCATGGCAGAAGGTGTTAGGAGGCGAGGCTGCCCATGGAATGATTGCATTATCCCCTAAAGCTTTAGAGAGATTAAAAACCTATCAACCTAGTTGGCCAATTCCTAAAATATTTAGACTTGCTGAGGATAAAAAAATATTAGAGGGAGTTTTTGAAGGCGAGACAATCAATACTCCATCAATGCTTTGCGTTGAAGACTGTATAGATGCATTATTATGGATTGAGTCTATCGGTGGATCTGAAGGAGCAATAAAAAGATCGAAGAAAAATTTAGAAGAAGTTAAGTTTTTTGTTAAAGAAAATAAAGATTGGATTGATTTTTTAGCAGAGAAAGAAAATACAATTTCATCAACCAGTATTTGTTTAAAGATTACTGATCCAAAATTTAAAAAATTAAGCAAAGATGAACAGGCTGCAAAATTAAAGACTATTAATCAAATATTAGAGAAAGAAAATATTGCTTATGATATAAATTCTTATAGAACTGCACCTGCAGGCTTTAGAATCTGGGGTGGTGCAACGGTTGAGTCTACTGACATTGAAAAATTACTTCCTTGGATCAAGTGGGCTTATTTGACAAATTTAAATGTATAAAGTTTTAATAGCAGACAAACTTAGTAATGAGGCGTTAGCCATTTTTAAAGAAAATGGAATTGAAGCTATTACTAAAACTGATCTTGATGCAAAATCATTAATAAAAGAATTACAAGATTGTGATGCTTTAGTTGTAAGATCTGCAACAAAAGCAACTAAAGAAGTAATAGAGTCATGCAAGAAACTTAAAGTCATCGGTAGAGCAGGAATTGGAGTTGATAATGTAGATCTTGATGCTGCAACAAGTAATGGCAAAGTTGTAATGAATACTCCATTTGGAAATTCAATTACAACAGCTGAGCATGCAATTACATTGCTTTTATCTACTGCAAGACAAATTCCTTATGCAGACAAAACCACCCATGAAGGTAAATGGGAAAAATCTACTATTAAAGGGGTTGAGGTTACTGGTAAAATTTTAGGAATTATTGGCTGCGGTAATATTGGAACAATTGTTGCTCAACGTGCATTAGGTTTGCAGTTTAAAGTAATTGTGTTTGATCCATTCCTTCAAGATAAAAGAGCTTTAGAGCTTGGAGTAGAAAAAGTAACATTAGATGATTTGTTCAAAAGATCAGATTTTATAACACTTCATACACCCCTTAATGAAAAAACAAAAAATATCGTAAGCAAAGACTCCTTTAAAAAAATGAAAAAGGGAGTTCGTATTGTTAATTGTGCACGCGGAGGACTTATTGATGAAGCTGCTTTAAAAGAAAATTTAGAAAGCGGACATGTTGCAAGCGCTGCTCTAGATGTATTTGTGGAAGAACCACCAAAAGGAAGTCCTTTATTAGGAACTAAAAACTTAATTTTAACGCCACATTTAGGAGCATCCACAACAGAAGCTCAAGAAAAAGTTGCTGTACAAATTGCAGAGCAAATATCAGATTATTTAAAAACAGGCGCAATCACCAATGCAGTTAACACTTTTTCTTTAACAGCAAAAGAATATCAATCTGTTAAACCATTCTTAAAGTTATCAAGTTTGTTAGGAGGCTTTGCTGGTCAATTAACTGAAAACGCTATTAGATCTGTTCAAATAGAATTTGAAGGAACAGCAACAAATGTAAATAGCACCCCGATTACACAAACTATTATTTACAGTTTATTAAAACCAACAACAGAAAGTGTTAATGTTATTAACTCTGTTTTAGTTGCAAAAAGTAAATCGATTTCAATTTCAGAAGTTAAACATCAAAAAGAAAATGATTATCAATCGTTGATTAAATTAACTGTCACAACAGATAAACAAACTCGCTCTGTGTCCGGAACTATTTTTGGTGGTAAAGCAAGAATTGTTGAAGTTAAAGGAATTAAAATAGAGGCAGATCTATCAGAGCATAACTTATATGTCTCAAATCAAGATAAACCTGGTTTTATTAAAGACTTATCAAAAATTTTAGCTGATAATAAAATTAATATAGCTACTTTTCATTTAGGTAGATTAAGCAGTGGCGGGGAGGCGATTGCTATTATTTCAACAGATAATAAGATTGAAAATTCAGTTGTTGAAAGTATAAAAAAAATTCCATTAGTAATACAGGCAAAATATATTCAATTTAAAGACAAAGAGAATGAATAGTTCTTCTGAGCTAGTCTGTACTTTCGTAGCCAAGAATAAATTAAATCATAAAAGAATAATAAATTTTTTCTCAAAAATTCAAAATACTAATGATTACAAAATACTTTCCAATAAAGCTCTCGATCTTTA
This window harbors:
- a CDS encoding HU family DNA-binding protein — protein: MNKKQLVAKIATACNMGKSDAEKTFDKIQDIILDSLKNDETVKIAGFGTYKVAKRKARTGRNPRTGESIQIAASQKVKFLPAKALKEMFNK
- a CDS encoding CADD family putative folate metabolism protein, which translates into the protein MFSKELNAKLDEFHLLKHPFYQAWNEGKLSREIIKDYAEQYYHHVKAFPRYISATHSICENIADRKILLENLNDEEDKNNDHPKLWKQFAVALGADENEIEKVKLEKFTSEMIDNFFKQGRSTYAEGLASLYTYERQIPEIADVKIEGLKKFYGVNSESGLAFFETHKKADVYHRQECEVLLDNLSKEDQAKAEKAALSTAKYLWNFLSGVAQKHNLNVQAAA
- a CDS encoding phosphoserine transaminase, giving the protein MTVERPNSKPDRAFFSSGPCAKRPGWSISNIPTFTLGRSHRSKIAKEKLKELITSSKSLLKLPSDYKVGIVAGSDTGAIEMAMWSLLGATGVDVLGWENFGNDWVKDAVSQLKIKNLNVHKADYGKLPDLTKVDFNNDVIFTWNGTSSGVCLPDANWIKEDRKGLTLCDATSSVFAMPMDWTKLDVITWSWQKVLGGEAAHGMIALSPKALERLKTYQPSWPIPKIFRLAEDKKILEGVFEGETINTPSMLCVEDCIDALLWIESIGGSEGAIKRSKKNLEEVKFFVKENKDWIDFLAEKENTISSTSICLKITDPKFKKLSKDEQAAKLKTINQILEKENIAYDINSYRTAPAGFRIWGGATVESTDIEKLLPWIKWAYLTNLNV
- the serA gene encoding phosphoglycerate dehydrogenase, coding for MYKVLIADKLSNEALAIFKENGIEAITKTDLDAKSLIKELQDCDALVVRSATKATKEVIESCKKLKVIGRAGIGVDNVDLDAATSNGKVVMNTPFGNSITTAEHAITLLLSTARQIPYADKTTHEGKWEKSTIKGVEVTGKILGIIGCGNIGTIVAQRALGLQFKVIVFDPFLQDKRALELGVEKVTLDDLFKRSDFITLHTPLNEKTKNIVSKDSFKKMKKGVRIVNCARGGLIDEAALKENLESGHVASAALDVFVEEPPKGSPLLGTKNLILTPHLGASTTEAQEKVAVQIAEQISDYLKTGAITNAVNTFSLTAKEYQSVKPFLKLSSLLGGFAGQLTENAIRSVQIEFEGTATNVNSTPITQTIIYSLLKPTTESVNVINSVLVAKSKSISISEVKHQKENDYQSLIKLTVTTDKQTRSVSGTIFGGKARIVEVKGIKIEADLSEHNLYVSNQDKPGFIKDLSKILADNKINIATFHLGRLSSGGEAIAIISTDNKIENSVVESIKKIPLVIQAKYIQFKDKENE